In Pseudomonas sp. R76, one genomic interval encodes:
- a CDS encoding RidA family protein, translated as MPTHTRIRMFNTKQTYPNQALDNDLCQAVRAGNTIYVRGQIGTDFDGNLVGLGDPRAQAEQAMKNVKQLLEEAGSDLSHIVKTTTYLIDPRYREPVYQEVGKWLKGVFPISTGLVISGLGQPEWLMEIDVIAVVPDDWTA; from the coding sequence TCCGCATGTTCAACACCAAGCAGACCTACCCCAACCAGGCGCTGGACAACGACCTGTGCCAGGCCGTGCGCGCCGGCAACACCATCTATGTGCGTGGCCAGATCGGCACCGACTTCGACGGCAACCTGGTCGGCCTCGGCGACCCACGCGCCCAGGCCGAACAGGCGATGAAAAACGTCAAGCAGCTGCTTGAGGAAGCGGGCTCTGACCTGTCGCACATTGTAAAAACCACCACCTACCTGATCGACCCGCGCTACCGCGAGCCGGTGTATCAGGAAGTGGGCAAGTGGCTAAAAGGCGTGTTCCCGATCTCCACCGGGCTGGTGATTTCCGGCCTCGGCCAGCCGGAATGGCTGATGGAAATCGACGTGATCGCCGTTGTGCCGGATGACTGGACCGCATGA
- a CDS encoding NAD(P)H-quinone oxidoreductase: MKAVIAREPGGPEVLHGVERPVPTPEAGEVLIRVAAAGVNRPDLMQRSGAPIPPGVTDVLGLEAAGIVVAVGRGVDEFAPGDRVMALLSGGGYAEYCVAQAAHCLPVPVALSLHDAAGVPEAAFTVWHNLFELGRLRSGDSVLIHGAASGVGSFAVQCAHAAGARVIATAGGAQKVAMLHALGVWRAVDRHTEDFAEVVNDCTEGRGVDVVLDNVGGPYVARNLAAMAMGGRHVSVSFLQGAKIELDLQVLMRKNLSLTSSTLRPKSHAEKARLAVCIRSRFLPWLASGLVRPQIHTQLPLLQAAEAHRLLEANANVGKVVLTVAQ; encoded by the coding sequence ATGAAGGCGGTGATTGCCCGTGAGCCGGGCGGGCCTGAGGTGCTGCACGGCGTAGAGCGCCCGGTGCCGACACCCGAAGCCGGCGAAGTGTTGATCCGCGTGGCGGCGGCTGGCGTCAATCGCCCGGACCTGATGCAACGCAGCGGCGCGCCGATTCCGCCCGGCGTCACCGATGTGCTCGGCCTGGAAGCGGCGGGCATCGTCGTCGCGGTAGGCCGTGGCGTGGACGAGTTTGCCCCTGGCGACCGCGTGATGGCACTGCTCAGCGGCGGCGGCTACGCCGAGTACTGCGTGGCACAGGCGGCGCATTGCTTGCCGGTGCCGGTGGCGTTATCCCTTCACGATGCTGCAGGCGTGCCGGAAGCAGCGTTTACCGTGTGGCACAACCTGTTTGAACTGGGCCGCCTGCGCAGCGGCGACAGCGTGCTGATCCACGGCGCCGCCAGTGGCGTCGGCAGCTTCGCCGTGCAGTGTGCGCATGCCGCTGGAGCGCGGGTGATCGCCACCGCCGGCGGCGCGCAGAAAGTCGCGATGCTGCACGCCCTTGGCGTGTGGCGCGCGGTGGATAGACACACTGAAGATTTCGCCGAGGTGGTGAACGACTGCACCGAAGGGCGCGGCGTGGACGTGGTGCTGGATAACGTCGGCGGCCCTTATGTCGCGCGCAACCTCGCGGCCATGGCGATGGGTGGGCGGCATGTGAGTGTGTCCTTCCTGCAAGGCGCAAAAATCGAACTGGATTTACAGGTCTTGATGCGCAAAAACCTCAGCCTCACCTCCTCCACCTTGCGCCCCAAAAGCCACGCCGAAAAGGCACGTTTGGCGGTGTGTATTCGCTCACGGTTTTTACCCTGGCTGGCGTCTGGCCTGGTGCGCCCGCAGATCCACACGCAGTTGCCCCTGCTTCAAGCCGCCGAGGCCCACCGGCTGCTGGAGGCCAACGCCAACGTCGGCAAAGTCGTGCTGACCGTCGCGCAATAA
- a CDS encoding type II 3-dehydroquinate dehydratase: MSHRVFFLNGPNANLYGLDKNGTYGSESFASIEARCQRHAAELGLSLDFRQSNHEGVLVDWIQEARLNADAVVINAAGLTYSSVPILDALLAFDGPIIEAHMSNIWKRESFRHHSYVSKAATGVIAGLGALGYELALTAVATLLKTQ, encoded by the coding sequence ATGTCCCACCGCGTTTTTTTCCTCAATGGCCCCAACGCCAACCTTTACGGCCTCGACAAAAACGGCACCTATGGCAGCGAAAGCTTCGCCAGCATCGAAGCACGCTGCCAACGTCACGCCGCCGAGCTGGGCCTGAGCCTGGACTTTCGCCAGAGCAACCACGAAGGCGTGCTGGTGGACTGGATTCAAGAGGCCCGTTTGAACGCCGACGCTGTCGTGATCAACGCCGCCGGGCTCACCTACAGCTCAGTGCCGATCCTCGACGCGCTGCTGGCCTTCGACGGCCCGATCATCGAGGCGCACATGAGCAACATCTGGAAGCGCGAGAGTTTTCGGCATCACTCCTACGTGTCCAAGGCGGCAACGGGAGTTATCGCGGGGCTGGGGGCGCTGGGTTATGAGCTGGCACTCACGGCGGTGGCCACGCTGTTGAAAACCCAATGA
- a CDS encoding HEAT repeat domain-containing protein has translation MFERYETLLATISSEDYWSDEGIAIAAAHVSQFDSSDWYALESVLLQKSEVWRGRCAESLSDSNDDRALRILLKLLKAEEESVVIHAIESIESLMLAGYVFDPQPIVIALSEGVGASTRTLELMATTLVSKCGHPRDAR, from the coding sequence ATGTTTGAAAGGTATGAAACATTGCTGGCAACTATTTCCTCTGAAGACTATTGGTCAGATGAAGGCATTGCTATTGCCGCCGCTCACGTCTCTCAATTTGACAGTTCAGACTGGTACGCGCTTGAGTCTGTACTTTTACAGAAGTCTGAAGTGTGGCGAGGCCGGTGTGCCGAATCTTTAAGTGATTCGAATGATGATCGAGCCTTGCGTATTTTACTGAAGCTGCTCAAAGCAGAAGAGGAGTCGGTCGTTATTCATGCGATTGAGTCGATCGAATCGCTTATGTTGGCAGGCTATGTTTTTGACCCGCAGCCGATAGTGATTGCTTTAAGTGAAGGGGTTGGGGCCTCTACACGAACGTTGGAATTAATGGCGACGACATTAGTCAGCAAGTGCGGGCATCCAAGAGACGCACGTTGA
- a CDS encoding contact-dependent growth inhibition system immunity protein — protein sequence MKKTFREIDESKGFKWEFEPDPDESALESWHRSILDTPITELDTGDLCRSVRQDMYTSELLPVVVRELDKDVLVGFLDDAELLKGTSKLSEAVWAKNLLLTQKMLNILRRDKELIAAECRAIEYIEYAQALERNLLGALNCK from the coding sequence ATGAAAAAGACATTTCGTGAAATAGATGAGAGTAAAGGGTTTAAGTGGGAGTTTGAGCCTGATCCTGATGAGTCTGCGCTGGAGTCATGGCACAGATCGATTCTGGACACTCCGATAACTGAGCTCGATACCGGCGACCTTTGCAGATCGGTCAGGCAAGATATGTATACGTCGGAATTATTGCCTGTTGTGGTTCGTGAGTTGGATAAGGACGTACTGGTGGGATTTCTGGATGACGCTGAGTTACTAAAAGGAACCTCAAAATTATCGGAGGCAGTCTGGGCGAAGAATTTACTACTGACGCAAAAAATGTTGAATATTTTGCGGCGAGATAAAGAGCTTATTGCTGCGGAGTGTCGAGCTATTGAATATATCGAATATGCTCAGGCGCTAGAGAGGAATCTGCTGGGAGCGCTTAATTGTAAATGA
- a CDS encoding DUF3969 family protein, which translates to MHSPALVVELHEPEEACRFLAVVAIGLLTAVGNEVMTLAEAERLLFTPRTVRILNDKGLSPALCELIMECCELDDILDLLPLKFDAELRRMINRFSEYLKCSVAQDPYSTHLRLK; encoded by the coding sequence ATGCACAGTCCAGCGCTGGTGGTAGAGTTGCATGAGCCTGAAGAAGCCTGTCGGTTCTTGGCTGTTGTCGCTATCGGCTTGCTGACGGCAGTGGGTAATGAGGTGATGACGCTTGCTGAGGCTGAGCGCTTGTTGTTCACTCCTAGAACCGTCAGGATCCTGAACGATAAAGGTCTTTCTCCAGCGTTGTGTGAACTTATAATGGAGTGCTGCGAGTTGGACGATATCCTAGATTTGTTGCCCTTAAAATTTGATGCTGAATTGAGAAGAATGATAAATCGCTTTTCTGAATATTTAAAATGTTCGGTTGCGCAAGATCCCTATTCGACGCACTTACGATTGAAATGA
- a CDS encoding SMI1/KNR4 family protein codes for MKNKEELKALVEAVTSSTEYEGNYGYRITDTSATLSNVDESDRQHAPADYLEFLAEFGFGELDAAFHLDDGPEKYSTVCGREVEGYEGFYVFGGNSSDVLYAFDAKNNWQIVEISSELDEVDVLASSFSDFIFERLRYVKSLVERRAVG; via the coding sequence ATGAAAAATAAAGAAGAGTTAAAAGCGTTGGTTGAAGCTGTAACGTCCTCAACAGAATACGAGGGCAATTACGGCTATCGCATAACAGACACGAGTGCCACGTTAAGCAATGTTGATGAATCAGATCGACAGCACGCCCCGGCTGACTATCTGGAGTTTCTTGCTGAGTTTGGTTTCGGAGAATTAGATGCGGCATTTCATCTCGATGATGGTCCGGAGAAGTATTCAACTGTATGCGGTCGAGAAGTTGAGGGCTATGAGGGCTTTTATGTGTTCGGTGGGAATTCGAGTGATGTGCTGTATGCTTTCGATGCAAAAAATAATTGGCAGATCGTAGAGATTAGCTCTGAGTTGGATGAGGTTGATGTTTTAGCGTCAAGTTTTTCTGATTTTATCTTCGAACGGTTGAGGTACGTCAAGTCGTTAGTTGAAAGGCGTGCGGTGGGCTGA